From Pseudomonadota bacterium, one genomic window encodes:
- a CDS encoding sulfatase-like hydrolase/transferase, whose amino-acid sequence MTRKRAFVCAIAAILAVAAIVWQLVRDGGAGEPPRPGLRSPNVVFIVVDMVRADRLSLCGYGKPTSPRLDALSRAGSTSWTCRAYAPGTWTLPSHASFFTGEEVQIHGADFMLRPSGKESIPLWGDPVRPLAGGFETLAELFKKRGYATALVSGNPVVSARAKTGLARGFDVVRDTDAFGSLYGDALVRALGEALDEATIAGKPLFLFVNVSDAHHPWLPIPGGVGWLPPRPGLDNRPRLAETPYPRFLRGGLGAEEKAALVAHVSDSYDWAVHRADRTFGEAIDLLERRGVLSGEHRLVVTSDHGELLGEHDLLGHGTFVLEPVARVPLLYRSASGFVRIDAEKPFAALTAHDLAISGALPEKPRPVRAAGFPDGLLTELFGERFSRLHAAIWSGSEKVAASGERLTAVDLAADPGEIDSATLPAEHPKRAALEALVAQMRETADRAGAPSEEMVEALRALGYVR is encoded by the coding sequence GGCGCAGGCGAACCGCCGAGACCGGGCCTCCGCTCGCCGAACGTCGTCTTCATCGTCGTGGACATGGTGCGCGCCGATCGCCTGTCGCTCTGCGGCTACGGAAAGCCGACCTCCCCGCGCCTCGACGCGCTCTCCCGAGCCGGGAGCACGTCCTGGACGTGCCGCGCCTACGCGCCCGGCACCTGGACCCTCCCGAGCCACGCGAGCTTCTTCACCGGCGAAGAGGTGCAGATCCACGGCGCGGACTTCATGCTGCGGCCGTCGGGCAAGGAGTCGATCCCGCTGTGGGGCGATCCGGTGCGGCCGCTCGCGGGAGGCTTCGAGACGCTCGCCGAGCTCTTCAAGAAGCGCGGGTACGCGACGGCGCTCGTCTCCGGCAACCCGGTCGTGTCGGCCCGCGCGAAGACCGGGCTCGCCCGGGGATTCGACGTGGTCCGCGACACGGACGCGTTCGGGTCGCTCTACGGCGACGCGCTCGTCCGCGCGCTCGGAGAGGCGCTCGACGAGGCGACGATCGCCGGCAAGCCGCTGTTCCTGTTCGTCAACGTCTCGGACGCGCACCACCCGTGGCTCCCGATCCCGGGCGGCGTCGGATGGCTCCCGCCGCGACCGGGGCTCGACAACCGCCCGCGGCTCGCCGAGACGCCCTACCCCCGATTCCTGCGCGGCGGGCTCGGCGCCGAGGAGAAGGCGGCGCTGGTCGCGCACGTCTCCGACTCCTACGACTGGGCCGTTCACCGCGCGGATCGGACCTTCGGCGAGGCGATCGATCTGCTCGAGCGGCGCGGCGTCCTCAGCGGCGAGCACCGGCTCGTCGTGACGAGCGATCACGGCGAGCTCCTCGGCGAGCACGATCTGCTCGGCCACGGGACTTTCGTCCTCGAGCCCGTCGCGCGCGTGCCGCTCCTGTATCGCTCCGCGTCCGGGTTCGTGCGGATCGACGCCGAGAAGCCCTTCGCGGCGCTCACGGCTCACGATCTCGCGATCTCCGGAGCGCTTCCCGAGAAGCCGCGGCCCGTGCGTGCCGCCGGCTTCCCGGACGGCCTGCTCACCGAGCTGTTCGGAGAGCGGTTCTCTCGGCTCCACGCCGCGATCTGGTCCGGCAGCGAGAAGGTCGCCGCGTCGGGCGAGCGGCTCACCGCCGTCGACCTCGCGGCCGACCCGGGCGAGATCGATTCCGCGACGCTTCCTGCCGAACACCCGAAGCGGGCGGCGCTCGAGGCGCTCGTCGCGCAGATGCGGGAGACCGCGGACCGGGCGGGCGCGCCCTCCGAGGAGATGGTCGAGGCGCTCCGGGCGCTGGGCTACGTCCGATGA